Proteins encoded by one window of Xiphias gladius isolate SHS-SW01 ecotype Sanya breed wild chromosome 15, ASM1685928v1, whole genome shotgun sequence:
- the si:ch1073-184j22.1 gene encoding adipolin isoform X2, with translation MLARLSQGRSSAGGAGGLLLLPVLLGLMMMMMIMVMMTVVVEAASVDDVESEESQEILDEDEAVSTEILHGLPGPPGPPGPQGPPGPPAPLLPQQQELIQELQLKLRDMAGGVCLMCDRPPRVSTSFLSRLLQPVTIPRRSLLELQPFSKPSDSERSLQRGLSFNTSTGRYTAPVSGFYQLTASLLIESGDRVQVRLRDSVRAAICIESLCQSNLSVESVMGVAAAGGTFSILLTGTLYLQAGEYVSVFVDNATGSAISVLQDSLFSGILLGV, from the exons ATGCTGGCCAGGTTATCCCAGGGAAGGAGCTCTGCGGGTGGGGCCggggggctgctgctgctccctgtGCTCCTGggactgatgatgatgatgatgattatggtGATGATGACGGTGGTCGTGGAAGCAGCGAGCGTCGATGACGTAGAGAGCGAAGAGAGCCAGGAGATCCTGGATGAGGACGAGGCTGTCAGCACCGAGATcctg CATGGTCTTCCAGGTCCTCCAGGACCTCCAGGACCCCAGGGGCCTCCAGGCCCACCTGCTCCCCTCCTGCCCCAACAACAGGAGCTCATCCAGGAGCTGCAGCTAAAACTGAGAG ACATGGCAGGAGGAGTATGTTTGATGTGTGATCGTCCTCCTCGTGTGTCCACCTCCTTCCTCAGTCGCCTCCTGCAGCCCGTCACCATCCCACGCCGCAGTCTGCTGGAGCTGCAGCCGTTCAGcaag CCCTCAGACTCCGAGCGGAGCCTCCAGAGGGGTCTGAGCTTCAACACCAGCACCGGCCGATACACAGCCCCCGTCTCTGGCTTCTACCAGCTCACCGCCAGCCTCCTGATAG agtcgGGTGACAGAGTTCAGGTCCGGCTCAGAGACAGCGTGAGAGCAGCAATCTGCATCGAGTCGCTCTGTCAAAGCAACCT ctctgTAGAGTCGGTGATGGGCGTGGCGGCTGCTGGAGGAACATTCAGCATCTTACTGACAGGAACGCTCTATCTACAG GCTGGAGAGTATGTCTCAGTGTTTGTGGATAACGCCACCGGCTCGGCCATCAGCGTCTTGCAGGACTCTCTGTTCTCTGGAATACTCCTGGGAGTctga
- the si:ch1073-184j22.1 gene encoding erythroferrone isoform X1: protein MLARLSQGRSSAGGAGGLLLLPVLLGLMMMMMIMVMMTVVVEAASVDDVESEESQEILDEDEAVSTEILEQASSELSKVSPLSSWLIFRRNSNKGDNRRTKGSRRTSKHGLPGPPGPPGPQGPPGPPAPLLPQQQELIQELQLKLRDMAGGVCLMCDRPPRVSTSFLSRLLQPVTIPRRSLLELQPFSKPSDSERSLQRGLSFNTSTGRYTAPVSGFYQLTASLLIESGDRVQVRLRDSVRAAICIESLCQSNLSVESVMGVAAAGGTFSILLTGTLYLQAGEYVSVFVDNATGSAISVLQDSLFSGILLGV from the exons ATGCTGGCCAGGTTATCCCAGGGAAGGAGCTCTGCGGGTGGGGCCggggggctgctgctgctccctgtGCTCCTGggactgatgatgatgatgatgattatggtGATGATGACGGTGGTCGTGGAAGCAGCGAGCGTCGATGACGTAGAGAGCGAAGAGAGCCAGGAGATCCTGGATGAGGACGAGGCTGTCAGCACCGAGATcctg GAGCAGGCGTCCTCTGAGCTGTCCAAAGTGTCTCCTCTCAGCTCCTGGCTGATCTTTCGAAGAAACTCCAACAAGGGGGACAACCGGAGAACCAAAGGGTCCAGGCGAACCTCCAAG CATGGTCTTCCAGGTCCTCCAGGACCTCCAGGACCCCAGGGGCCTCCAGGCCCACCTGCTCCCCTCCTGCCCCAACAACAGGAGCTCATCCAGGAGCTGCAGCTAAAACTGAGAG ACATGGCAGGAGGAGTATGTTTGATGTGTGATCGTCCTCCTCGTGTGTCCACCTCCTTCCTCAGTCGCCTCCTGCAGCCCGTCACCATCCCACGCCGCAGTCTGCTGGAGCTGCAGCCGTTCAGcaag CCCTCAGACTCCGAGCGGAGCCTCCAGAGGGGTCTGAGCTTCAACACCAGCACCGGCCGATACACAGCCCCCGTCTCTGGCTTCTACCAGCTCACCGCCAGCCTCCTGATAG agtcgGGTGACAGAGTTCAGGTCCGGCTCAGAGACAGCGTGAGAGCAGCAATCTGCATCGAGTCGCTCTGTCAAAGCAACCT ctctgTAGAGTCGGTGATGGGCGTGGCGGCTGCTGGAGGAACATTCAGCATCTTACTGACAGGAACGCTCTATCTACAG GCTGGAGAGTATGTCTCAGTGTTTGTGGATAACGCCACCGGCTCGGCCATCAGCGTCTTGCAGGACTCTCTGTTCTCTGGAATACTCCTGGGAGTctga